One segment of Eschrichtius robustus isolate mEscRob2 chromosome 3, mEscRob2.pri, whole genome shotgun sequence DNA contains the following:
- the CERS2 gene encoding ceramide synthase 2, translated as MLQTLYDYFWWERLWLPVNLTWADLEDRDGRVYAKASDLYITLPLALLFLIIRYFFELYVATPLAALLNVKEKTRLRAPLNPTLEHFYLTSGKQPKQAEVELLSRQSGLSGRQVERWFRRRRNQDRPSLLKKFREASWRFTFYLIAFIAGMAVIVDKPWFYDMRKVWEGYPIQSLIPSQYWYYMIELSFYWSLLFSIASDVKRKDFKEQIIHHVATIILISFSWFASYVRAGTLIMALHDSSDYLLESAKMFNYAGWKNTCNNIFIVFAIVFIITRLVILPFWILHCTLVYPLELYPAFFGYYFFNFMMGVLQLLHIFWAYLILRMAHKFITGKLVEDERSDREETESSEGEEAAAGGGAKSRPLANGHPILNNNHCKND; from the exons ATGCTCCAGACCTTATATGACTACTTCTGGTGGGAACGGCTGTGGCTCCCTGTGAACTTGACCTGGGCTGATCTAGAAGACCGAGATGGACGTGTCTACGCCAAAGCCTCAGACCTCTATATCACTCTACCCCTGGCCTTGCTCTTCCTCATCATTCGATACTTCTTTGAGCT TTACGTGGCTACACCACTGGCTGCCCTCCTGAATGTAAAAGAGAAAACTCGGCTGCGGGCACCTCTCAACCCCACTTTGGAGCATTTCTACCTGACCAGTGGCAAGCAGCCCAAACAG GCAGAGGTAGAGCTTCTGTCACGGCAGAGCGGGCTCTCTGGCCGCCAGGTAGAGCGCTGGTTCCGCCGCCGCCGCAACCAGGACCGGCCCAGTCTCCTCAAGAAGTTCCGAGAAGCAAG CTGGAGATTCACGTTTTACCTGATTGCTTTCATTGCCGGCATGGCTGTCATCGTAGAC AAACCCTGGTTCTATGACATGAGGAAAGTTTGGGAGGGATATCCCATACAG agCCTCATCCCTTCCCAGTATTGGTACTACATGATTGAACTGTCTTTCTACTGGTCCCTGCTCTTCAGCATTGCTTCTGATGTCAAGCGAAAG GATTTCAAGGAACAGATCATCCACCACGTGGCCACCATCATCCTCATTAGCTTCTCCTGGTTTGCCAGTTACGTCCGAGCAGGGACTCTTATCATGGCTCTGCATGACTCTTCTGACTACCTGTTAGAG TCAGCCAAGATGTTTAACTATGCGGGATGGAAAAACACCTGCAACAACATCTTCATCGTCTTCGCCATTGTCTTCATCATCACCCGACTGGTCATCCTGCCGTTCTG GATCCTGCACTGCACCCTGGTGTACCCACTGGAGCTCTATCCTGCCTTCTTTGGCTATTACTTCTTCAATTTCATGATGGGAGTGCTACAGCTGCTGCATATCTTCTGGGCCTACCTCATTTTGCGCATGGCCCACAAGTTCATAACTGGAAAG CTGGTAGAAGATGAACGCAGTGACCGGGAAGAAACGGAGAGCTCAGAGGGGGAGGAGGCTGCAGCTGGGGGAGGAGCAAAGAGCCGGCCcctagccaacggccaccccatcCTCAATAACAACCATTGTAAGAATGACTGA